In one Oncorhynchus masou masou isolate Uvic2021 chromosome 23, UVic_Omas_1.1, whole genome shotgun sequence genomic region, the following are encoded:
- the LOC135510107 gene encoding homeobox protein OTX1 B-like, producing MWKNTSTDDPRQVAVTGALSRSTNRRKRTSFTKEHVALLRVTFETDPYPGISLRESLSQNTGLPESRIQVWFQNRRARTMKYKGAKAVWQSDSGFHSPGGFTPVQDTVSQHCNMGTAATQPDLAPLSTSPCLPPAHPIQLKEELDDFFYGCCPSPYTGVEETGHYNSLFELKQARVLGYSASPPLNSPRHQMVPGAWPQAGDQMSPVQSTWSPFPLEVRKCSAGSSQAFLYHSSAEQQPLYSNPQETYGGPITQAPVTPDSGCWEVGQENTPTMKGQGSQLYGSWSMDMSTPEYPELPVLSLQDILRELDEECWEGNSLNSYPNEDNLVNC from the exons ATGTGGAAGAACACCAGCACTG ATGACCCTAGACAGGTGGCAGTCACCGGAGCCTTGTCCCGGAGTACCAACCGCAGAAAGAGGACCAGCTTCACCAAAGAGCACGTGGCACTTCTCCGTGTCACATTTGAGACAGACCCTTACCCTGgcatcagcctgagagagagccTGTCTCAGAACACAGGCCTACCTGAATCCCGCATTCAG GTGTGGTTCCAGAACAGGAGGGCTCGGACTATGAAGTATAAGGGAGCTAAGGCCGTGTGGCAGTCTGACTCTGGCTTCCACTCCCCTGGTGGGTTCACCCCTGTCCAGGACACAGTTTCCCAGCACTGCAACATGGGGACAGCGGCTACCCAGCCTGACCTGGCCCCTCTGTCCACCTCCCCCTGCCTGCCCCCTGCCCACCCCATCCAGTTGAAGGAGGAGTTGGATGACTTTTTCTATGGATGCTGCCCTTCACCCTACACTGGAGTGGAGGAGACTGGCCACTACAACTCCCTGTTCGAACTGAAGCAAGCCAGGGTGCTGGGATACAGTGCCAGCCCACCACTGAATAGCCCCAGGCACCAGATGGTTCCAGGAGCCTGGCCCCAGGCGGGTGATCAGATGTCCCCAGTGCAGTCCACGTGGAGCCCCTTTCCTCTGGAGGTAAGGAAATGCAGCGCAGGCTCCAGCCAGGCCTTCCTTTACCATAGCTCAGCTGAGCAGCAGCCCCTCTACAGCAACCCCCAGGAGACCTATGGAGGCCCCATTACCCAGGCCCCAGTCACCCCGGATTCCGGCTGCTGGGAGGTTGGACAAGAGAACACCCCTACGATGAAAGGCCAAGGTTCCCAGTTGTATGGCTCCTGGAGCATGGATATGTCTACCCCAGAATACCCAGagctccctgtcctgtccctgcaGGATATCCTGAGGGAGCTGGACGAAGAGTGCTGGGAGGGAAATAGCCTGAACAGCTACCCCAATGAGGATAATCTGGTTAACTGTTGA